Proteins encoded by one window of Moorella humiferrea:
- a CDS encoding YifB family Mg chelatase-like AAA ATPase, translating to MLAIVNSVVLVGLEGQSVRVEVDISNGLPVCDIVGLPDPSVKEARERVRAAIKNSGFDFPLRRIIVNLAPGDIKKEGPIYDLPIALGILIAAEELGGGPAVPVYAVGELSLEGSLRPIPGVLPMALALQELRPGATFIVPAANANEAALASRIKVLAADSLAQVVAFLRGDGELPEVKPAAGEIPPPVFNGVDLADIKGQIAAKRGLEIAAAGGHNILLIGSPGSGKTMLARSLPSILPPLTYEEALTVTKIYSVAGLLAPGQGLVTERPFRTPHHTASTASIIGGGRIPKPGEVSLATHGVLFLDEMAEYRRDVLEALRQPLEDRVVTVSRVAAAVTYPADFLLIGSMNPCPCGYYGDPVKECLCTTHQVAQYRKRLSGPLLDRIDLHLEVPRLTYHEVETGTTPENSAAVRERVTAARLKQRERFKGTGVACNAAMTPRQVHQFCRLEHQARALLRDAFNKLGLSMRAHDRLLKVARTIADLEGSELITAAHLAEAIQYRSLDWGEEKQAIR from the coding sequence ATGCTGGCCATTGTCAATTCCGTCGTTCTCGTGGGCCTGGAGGGCCAAAGTGTACGGGTAGAGGTGGATATTAGTAACGGTTTGCCTGTTTGTGACATAGTAGGCCTACCGGATCCCTCCGTAAAAGAAGCCCGGGAGCGGGTGCGGGCGGCCATTAAAAATTCCGGCTTTGATTTCCCTTTACGTCGGATAATTGTTAACCTGGCCCCCGGAGATATTAAAAAAGAAGGGCCCATCTATGATCTGCCCATCGCCCTGGGCATTTTGATAGCGGCGGAAGAGCTGGGCGGCGGACCGGCGGTGCCTGTCTACGCGGTGGGCGAGCTCTCCCTGGAAGGTAGCCTGCGGCCTATACCCGGGGTTCTGCCCATGGCCCTGGCCCTACAAGAACTCCGGCCGGGAGCTACCTTCATCGTCCCGGCGGCCAATGCCAACGAAGCCGCCCTGGCCTCCAGGATCAAGGTGCTGGCGGCAGATAGTCTGGCCCAGGTGGTAGCATTCTTGCGGGGGGATGGGGAACTGCCCGAGGTTAAACCGGCGGCAGGAGAAATACCGCCTCCGGTTTTTAACGGTGTCGACCTAGCCGACATCAAGGGTCAGATTGCCGCCAAGAGGGGATTGGAAATAGCGGCCGCCGGTGGCCATAATATCCTCCTCATCGGCAGTCCCGGCTCGGGGAAAACCATGCTGGCCCGGAGCCTGCCTTCAATCCTGCCGCCCCTCACCTATGAAGAGGCCCTTACCGTAACCAAGATTTACAGCGTCGCCGGGCTGCTGGCCCCCGGCCAGGGGCTGGTAACGGAGCGCCCCTTCCGAACACCCCACCACACAGCTTCAACGGCCAGCATTATCGGCGGCGGCCGTATCCCTAAACCCGGGGAAGTGAGCCTGGCCACCCACGGCGTCCTTTTCCTGGATGAAATGGCCGAATACCGCCGCGACGTTCTGGAAGCCCTGCGTCAGCCCCTGGAAGACAGGGTGGTCACAGTCTCGCGGGTGGCGGCCGCCGTTACCTATCCTGCCGATTTTCTATTGATCGGCAGCATGAATCCCTGCCCCTGCGGCTACTATGGCGATCCGGTCAAGGAATGCCTGTGCACCACCCACCAGGTCGCCCAGTACCGGAAAAGGTTATCCGGGCCTTTACTGGACCGGATAGACCTGCACCTGGAAGTTCCCCGGCTGACCTACCATGAAGTCGAAACCGGGACCACGCCGGAAAACTCGGCTGCTGTAAGGGAGCGGGTTACGGCCGCCCGCCTGAAGCAGCGGGAGAGGTTTAAGGGGACGGGGGTGGCCTGCAATGCCGCCATGACCCCGCGCCAGGTACATCAATTTTGCCGCCTGGAACACCAGGCGCGCGCCCTTTTACGCGATGCCTTCAACAAGTTGGGCCTCTCCATGCGGGCCCATGACCGCCTGCTCAAGGTGGCCCGCACCATCGCCGACCTGGAAGGATCGGAGTTGATAACTGCCGCCCACCTGGCTGAAGCTATCCAGTACCGCAGCCTGGACTGGGGCGAAGAGAAACAGGCAATACGGTAA
- a CDS encoding ferredoxin domain-containing protein, producing MPEFQAMGLIAELMAIAARTAPKAGGKDFIELKILQGETLEELAAAMARYGQESGKKNFDRDGDNVRRSDAVLLVGLKNAAKTGLDCGACGVPRCADLEQIHDGPEFAGPICAWRLMDLGIALGSAAKMAGMLNADNRIMYRIGVVARKMGLMDADVIAGIPIAATGKNIYFDR from the coding sequence ATGCCTGAATTCCAAGCCATGGGTTTAATCGCCGAGCTAATGGCCATTGCCGCCCGGACCGCGCCCAAAGCCGGCGGGAAAGACTTTATTGAGTTAAAAATCCTCCAGGGGGAAACCCTGGAGGAGCTGGCCGCGGCAATGGCCCGCTATGGCCAGGAGAGTGGGAAGAAAAATTTTGATCGCGATGGCGATAATGTCCGCCGTTCTGATGCTGTTCTCCTGGTAGGGCTGAAAAATGCTGCTAAAACTGGCCTGGACTGTGGTGCCTGCGGTGTTCCCCGCTGTGCCGACCTGGAACAGATCCATGATGGTCCCGAGTTTGCCGGCCCCATCTGCGCCTGGCGGTTGATGGACCTGGGGATAGCCCTGGGTTCGGCCGCGAAAATGGCGGGGATGCTTAATGCCGACAACCGCATTATGTATCGTATCGGGGTCGTGGCCAGGAAGATGGGCCTTATGGATGCCGACGTTATCGCCGGCATTCCCATTGCAGCAACAGGAAAAAATATTTATTTCGATCGTTAA
- the trmFO gene encoding methylenetetrahydrofolate--tRNA-(uracil(54)-C(5))-methyltransferase (FADH(2)-oxidizing) TrmFO: MAEKLIVIGGGLAGSEAAWQAARRGIKVELWEMRPGKMTPAHRTGYLAELVCSNSLRADTVENAAGLLKAEMRLARSLIINVAEECRVPAGKALAVDREEFAARVTAALEAEANITIIREESRVIPEHTPVIIATGPLTSPALAESLKSLTGTNYLYFYDAAAPIVTADSLNYSRIFKGSRYGRGEEDYLNCPLNEEEYMRFYKALITAERHPRHEFEPEIVFEGCMPVEVMAARGPDTLRYGPMRPVGLIDPSTGREPYAVVQLRRDNLAGTLYNLVGFQTSLKWGEQERVFRLIPGLEEAEFVRFGVMHRNTYINSPRILKPTLQLKEHPQIFLAGQLTGVEGYVESAAGGLVAGINAARLIKGKDPIVLPPETAHGALLHYITDPTHDPLQPMHINFGLLPPLERRVKNREARNRALAERALAIWSSLGEFSGN, encoded by the coding sequence TTGGCGGAAAAACTGATTGTTATCGGTGGGGGGCTGGCGGGGAGCGAAGCGGCCTGGCAGGCGGCCAGGCGAGGAATCAAGGTGGAGTTGTGGGAGATGCGGCCGGGCAAAATGACCCCGGCCCACCGTACCGGGTACCTCGCCGAGCTGGTCTGCTCCAACTCGCTGCGGGCCGACACCGTGGAGAACGCCGCCGGTCTGTTAAAGGCGGAAATGCGCCTGGCCCGTTCCCTTATTATTAATGTGGCCGAAGAATGCCGCGTGCCCGCCGGCAAGGCCCTAGCCGTTGACAGGGAGGAATTTGCCGCCAGGGTTACGGCCGCCCTTGAGGCTGAAGCTAACATCACTATTATCCGGGAGGAATCCCGTGTCATACCGGAGCATACGCCGGTGATAATCGCTACCGGTCCTTTAACTTCTCCGGCCCTGGCGGAGAGCTTAAAAAGTTTGACCGGTACCAATTACCTGTATTTTTACGATGCGGCGGCGCCGATCGTCACCGCCGATTCCCTGAATTACAGCCGAATATTTAAGGGTTCCCGCTACGGACGGGGAGAAGAAGATTACCTTAACTGTCCATTAAACGAAGAGGAATACATGCGCTTTTATAAAGCTTTAATTACGGCAGAGCGCCATCCCCGCCATGAATTTGAACCCGAAATAGTTTTTGAAGGGTGCATGCCGGTGGAGGTCATGGCCGCCAGGGGACCAGACACTTTGCGCTACGGTCCCATGCGGCCGGTCGGGCTTATCGACCCGTCCACCGGTAGAGAACCTTATGCGGTGGTGCAACTGCGCCGGGACAACCTAGCCGGTACCCTGTATAACCTGGTGGGTTTTCAGACCAGTTTGAAATGGGGAGAACAGGAGAGGGTCTTTCGACTGATACCCGGGCTGGAAGAAGCAGAATTCGTACGTTTTGGTGTCATGCACCGCAATACTTATATAAACTCGCCCCGGATCCTCAAACCGACTTTACAGTTGAAGGAACATCCGCAAATTTTCCTGGCCGGCCAGCTTACCGGGGTGGAGGGTTATGTTGAATCTGCAGCCGGCGGGTTGGTGGCCGGAATCAACGCCGCCCGTTTAATTAAAGGTAAAGACCCAATAGTCCTGCCGCCAGAAACGGCCCACGGCGCCCTTCTTCATTACATCACCGATCCCACCCATGATCCTTTACAGCCGATGCATATTAATTTCGGCCTGCTGCCGCCCCTCGAGCGCCGGGTGAAAAATCGGGAAGCCCGTAACCGCGCCTTAGCCGAACGGGCATTAGCTATCTGGTCGAGTCTCGGTGAATTTTCCGGCAATTGA
- a CDS encoding iron-containing alcohol dehydrogenase family protein, producing MTFRFYLPTRVFFGEGVLKEHGDFLGRLGRRALVVTGRKSAIVSGAMADFEELAKSLGLSWIIYDEVAANPTLETVAKAIDLARGEKVDLVIGIGGGSPLDTAKAVALLAPNRAEAAELYEAKLPVEPLPMVAIPTTAGTGSEVTQNAVFTLPDKQTKKGFSDDRCFPRVALVDPRYTYTLPRDVTIDTALDALSHAVEGYLSKRSTPLTDTLAMEAIKIFSRHKHGLLEDELTPVTRNELMYASTLAGMVIAHTRTTLLHTLGYPLTYSHDIPHGRANGYLLAAYLEFIQPAEPVKVDTLLKALGMNSVAEIQELIRHLLPPATQFSKAELERMASLVVNAESLTFTARRATLDDLYGILAKSLGQ from the coding sequence TTGACCTTCCGTTTTTACCTGCCTACCCGGGTGTTTTTTGGTGAAGGGGTATTAAAAGAACATGGTGATTTTTTAGGTAGGCTAGGAAGACGAGCCCTTGTAGTTACCGGACGTAAAAGCGCCATTGTCAGCGGTGCCATGGCCGATTTTGAAGAATTGGCGAAAAGTCTGGGATTAAGTTGGATAATTTACGACGAGGTAGCGGCCAACCCGACTCTGGAGACGGTGGCTAAAGCTATTGACCTGGCGCGTGGCGAGAAGGTCGACCTGGTAATCGGCATTGGCGGCGGCTCGCCCCTGGATACGGCCAAAGCCGTAGCCCTTCTGGCACCAAACCGGGCGGAGGCGGCCGAATTGTACGAGGCCAAACTCCCTGTGGAGCCCTTGCCTATGGTGGCCATCCCAACAACCGCCGGCACCGGCAGCGAGGTCACCCAGAACGCCGTTTTTACCCTTCCTGATAAGCAAACTAAAAAAGGTTTCAGCGACGACCGTTGCTTTCCTCGAGTGGCCCTGGTGGACCCCCGCTATACCTATACCTTGCCCCGGGACGTTACCATAGATACCGCCCTCGACGCCCTGAGCCATGCTGTCGAAGGCTATTTATCAAAGCGCTCAACCCCTTTAACCGATACCCTGGCCATGGAGGCAATAAAAATTTTTTCCCGACATAAACACGGATTGCTAGAGGACGAATTAACACCGGTTACCAGAAACGAATTGATGTACGCTTCAACGTTGGCGGGTATGGTCATCGCCCATACCAGAACTACTCTTCTTCATACCCTGGGTTATCCTTTAACCTACAGCCACGACATACCCCACGGCCGGGCCAACGGGTATTTACTGGCGGCATACCTTGAGTTCATTCAACCTGCGGAACCAGTTAAAGTGGACACTCTCCTTAAAGCCCTTGGAATGAATTCTGTAGCAGAAATCCAGGAGTTGATTCGCCATTTATTGCCACCTGCGACCCAATTTTCGAAGGCAGAGCTGGAAAGAATGGCCTCCCTGGTAGTCAATGCCGAGAGCCTGACCTTTACGGCCCGCCGCGCAACTTTAGACGACTTATATGGCATTCTGGCAAAAAGTTTAGGACAATAA
- the hslU gene encoding ATP-dependent protease ATPase subunit HslU, whose product MMNLTPRQIVAELDRYIVGQEEAKKCVAIALRNRYRRQKLDKDLRDEVLPKNIIMIGPTGVGKTEIARRLARLVGAPFLKVEATRFTEVGYVGRDVESMIRELVENAVRMVKIEKRAEVETQASKLAEKRLLDLLVPRSGKDRGGRSPWEVIFGGASGTAADTAVDEGNTAEQRAILREKLRRQELEDMMVEVEVEDTASPGFVVGGLGLEELGMNLQDMLGSFLPKRKRKRLVTVAEARRILIQQEADKLIDMDEVTAIAVQRVEQDGIIFLDEIDKIAGREKGTGPDVSREGVQRDILPIVEGTTVQTKYGPVKTDHILFIAAGAFHVAKPSDLIPELQGRFPIRVELKSLTKEDFRRILTEPRNSLLRQYKALLAVDGVEVQFTDDAIAEIADIAYTVNNQGEDIGARRLHTILEKVLQELLFQAPDVAGGKVMVDAAYVRQQLGDILQQKDLQSYIL is encoded by the coding sequence ATAATGAACCTTACACCCCGCCAGATAGTCGCCGAACTGGATCGCTACATCGTCGGCCAGGAAGAAGCGAAAAAGTGCGTGGCCATCGCCTTAAGAAACCGCTACCGCCGGCAGAAGCTCGATAAAGATCTGCGCGATGAAGTCCTGCCCAAAAACATCATTATGATCGGACCCACGGGCGTGGGCAAAACGGAAATCGCCAGGAGACTGGCTCGCCTGGTGGGAGCCCCCTTCCTAAAGGTGGAAGCCACCCGGTTCACAGAGGTCGGCTACGTAGGACGCGACGTAGAATCAATGATTAGAGAATTGGTAGAAAATGCCGTAAGAATGGTTAAAATAGAAAAGCGGGCGGAAGTAGAAACCCAGGCGTCTAAACTGGCGGAAAAACGTTTGCTTGATCTGTTGGTTCCCCGCTCCGGAAAAGACAGGGGAGGTCGTTCCCCATGGGAGGTTATTTTTGGCGGGGCCTCGGGGACCGCGGCGGACACGGCGGTCGACGAAGGAAATACCGCAGAGCAGCGGGCCATCCTCCGGGAAAAGTTGCGGCGCCAGGAACTGGAAGACATGATGGTGGAGGTGGAAGTAGAGGACACCGCCTCTCCGGGTTTTGTGGTGGGCGGCCTTGGCCTGGAAGAACTCGGAATGAATCTCCAGGATATGCTGGGCAGCTTCCTCCCTAAACGCAAGCGCAAACGTCTGGTAACCGTGGCCGAGGCCCGGCGCATCCTCATCCAGCAGGAAGCCGATAAGTTAATCGATATGGACGAGGTTACGGCCATAGCCGTCCAGCGGGTGGAACAGGACGGCATCATATTCCTGGATGAAATAGACAAAATAGCCGGAAGGGAAAAAGGGACGGGCCCCGACGTATCCCGGGAAGGGGTGCAGCGCGATATCCTGCCCATTGTCGAAGGCACTACGGTTCAGACCAAATACGGCCCGGTAAAGACGGATCATATCCTGTTCATTGCCGCCGGAGCCTTTCACGTGGCCAAACCCTCGGACTTAATTCCGGAACTCCAGGGGCGGTTTCCCATCAGGGTAGAACTCAAAAGTTTGACGAAGGAAGACTTTAGACGCATTTTGACTGAGCCGCGCAACTCCCTTTTACGCCAGTATAAAGCCTTGCTGGCGGTGGATGGAGTCGAGGTGCAATTTACAGACGATGCTATTGCGGAAATTGCCGATATTGCTTATACTGTAAATAATCAGGGCGAAGACATCGGCGCCCGCCGACTCCATACCATCCTGGAAAAGGTACTGCAGGAACTGCTATTCCAGGCGCCGGACGTTGCCGGAGGTAAAGTGATGGTCGACGCCGCTTATGTCCGGCAACAATTGGGAGACATCCTGCAACAAAAAGATTTACAAAGTTACATTTTATAA
- the hslV gene encoding ATP-dependent protease subunit HslV, which produces MAGDGQVTFGHTIMKHKARKVRRLYQNKVLAGFAGSVADAFTLFEKFEAKLEEYRGNLQRAAVELGKEWRMDRFLRRLEALLVVADREHLLVISGNGEIVEPDDGVAAIGSGGPYALAAARALLKHTDLEAGAIAREALAIAASICIYTNGNIIVEEL; this is translated from the coding sequence ATGGCCGGCGATGGTCAGGTGACCTTTGGCCATACCATTATGAAACATAAGGCCCGCAAAGTGCGCCGCTTATACCAGAATAAAGTCCTGGCAGGTTTCGCCGGCAGTGTGGCCGATGCCTTCACCCTCTTTGAAAAGTTTGAGGCCAAGCTGGAAGAATATAGGGGCAATCTCCAGCGGGCCGCCGTGGAGCTGGGTAAAGAATGGCGGATGGATAGATTCCTGCGGCGCCTCGAAGCCCTCCTGGTCGTGGCCGATCGCGAGCATCTTTTGGTAATATCTGGGAATGGTGAGATTGTGGAACCCGATGACGGCGTAGCCGCCATCGGCTCGGGAGGACCTTATGCCTTGGCGGCCGCCCGGGCGCTATTAAAGCATACTGATCTCGAGGCCGGCGCCATCGCCAGGGAAGCCCTCGCAATCGCCGCTTCCATATGCATTTACACCAACGGCAATATTATAGTAGAAGAACTTTAA
- the dprA gene encoding DNA-processing protein DprA — translation MDERSFWVALQQVPGLGARRFLRLVQIFGSPRAVWEAPDNELLTIEGLGKAISNLLQWRRQVTPKRLMAKLDSAGIKVLTLADEAYPLELKRIYDPPPVLYWRGSRLPGQELRIAIVGTRRATAYGLKVAEQLAEELAAAGVGVVSGLARGIDAAAHRGAIKGNGPTWGILGCGVDVVYPPEHRELYHKVMDHGAIISEYPPGTRPEAGHFPARNRIISGLTKGTVVVEAAAKSGALITADLALEQNRDVFAVPGPVTSRYSQGTNELIKQGARVVTGAGDILAEYVSEYERDSLWQLTPQEYRAEAGLTAAEEKIMAGLSVVPVHLDAILATTGLPPGEVNTALLQLEMRKLIRRLPGGFYLRC, via the coding sequence ATGGACGAGAGGTCTTTCTGGGTGGCCCTGCAACAGGTACCGGGCCTGGGGGCGCGCCGGTTTTTACGGCTGGTTCAAATATTCGGCAGTCCCCGGGCCGTTTGGGAAGCGCCAGATAATGAGCTTTTGACAATAGAAGGCCTCGGTAAAGCTATAAGCAACTTGCTGCAATGGCGCCGCCAGGTAACGCCGAAGAGACTTATGGCTAAACTAGATTCAGCCGGAATAAAAGTTCTAACCCTGGCGGATGAGGCTTATCCCCTGGAATTAAAGCGTATTTACGACCCACCCCCGGTCCTCTACTGGCGGGGGAGCCGTCTGCCGGGACAAGAGCTAAGAATCGCCATCGTCGGTACCCGCAGGGCTACGGCCTACGGCCTTAAAGTGGCTGAACAGCTGGCGGAAGAACTCGCGGCCGCCGGCGTTGGCGTTGTCAGCGGCCTGGCCCGGGGGATAGATGCGGCTGCCCATCGGGGGGCCATCAAGGGCAACGGCCCCACCTGGGGCATTCTCGGCTGCGGGGTAGACGTTGTTTATCCTCCGGAACACCGGGAACTTTACCACAAGGTAATGGATCATGGCGCCATTATTTCCGAGTATCCACCGGGAACGCGCCCGGAGGCCGGTCATTTTCCTGCGCGCAATCGCATCATCAGCGGCCTGACAAAGGGTACGGTGGTCGTCGAGGCCGCGGCCAAAAGCGGGGCATTAATCACAGCCGACCTGGCCCTGGAACAAAACCGCGACGTTTTTGCCGTCCCGGGGCCCGTTACCAGCCGTTACAGCCAGGGCACCAATGAATTAATAAAACAGGGGGCCAGGGTAGTTACGGGAGCGGGGGATATTCTGGCCGAATATGTGTCCGAATATGAAAGAGATAGTTTGTGGCAGTTAACTCCTCAGGAATACCGGGCGGAGGCCGGCTTAACGGCCGCAGAGGAAAAAATAATGGCTGGTCTCAGCGTCGTTCCTGTTCATCTGGATGCCATTCTGGCTACAACCGGTTTGCCTCCGGGAGAAGTGAATACCGCCCTGCTTCAGCTGGAAATGCGCAAGCTTATCCGGCGCTTGCCGGGAGGTTTCTACCTGCGCTGTTAG
- the topA gene encoding type I DNA topoisomerase — protein sequence MAHTLVIVESPAKAKTIGKFLGRNFLIKSSMGHVRDLPKSQFGVDVEHGFEPRYITIRGKGAIVKDLREAAQKCQRILLATDPDREGEAIAWHLSHLLELPQGPVRIEFNEITRNAVQEAIKKPREIDQNRVDAQQARRVLDRLVGYRLSPLLWRKVRKGLSAGRVQSVAVRLIVDREREIEAFEPEEYWSLTAWLLSGDDGEAFPAKLYKYAGEEPEIKNEDQMRAVLASLEGAAYTVTQIKRRERRKNPAPPFTTSTLQQEASRKLNFTARRTMQVAQQLYEGIDLGGSEGPVGLITYIRTDSTRIAAVAQLEARDFLMERFGPEYVPEGLRQFKARSDIQDAHEAIRPTSIWREPESLKNVLTRDQFRLYNLIWERFVASQMQAAVMDTTTVDISAGPCLFRASGSVIKFPGYLRVYQEGSDGEGREQEQRLPELSEGEVLRLQSLEPKQHFTQPPPRYTEATLVKTMEELGIGRPSTYAPTIETILERGYVIREQKQFIPTELGRVVVDLLKEHFPDIIDVEFTAHMEQQLDEIEAGKLPWRQVVAEFYGPFSRVLERAEKEIAAIELPEEVSEEKCELCGRNLVVKTGRFGKFLACPGFPECRFTKPLLETIGVTCPKCGGEIVARRTKKGRRFYGCQNYPECDYVSWEKPAGRDCPHCGTRMVEKSSRHGVRLICPNKECAYEEMVQEAR from the coding sequence TTGGCCCATACGCTAGTTATTGTGGAATCACCCGCCAAGGCCAAGACCATTGGGAAATTTCTGGGGCGAAACTTTTTAATCAAATCTTCCATGGGACACGTCCGCGATCTTCCCAAGAGTCAATTCGGCGTCGATGTAGAGCACGGTTTTGAACCCCGCTATATCACCATTCGTGGTAAAGGAGCCATTGTCAAAGACCTCCGGGAAGCCGCCCAGAAATGCCAGCGGATTCTGTTGGCCACGGACCCGGACCGGGAAGGCGAAGCGATCGCCTGGCATCTGAGCCATCTTTTAGAACTGCCCCAGGGACCGGTACGGATCGAATTCAACGAAATTACCCGTAACGCCGTCCAGGAAGCCATAAAAAAACCCAGGGAGATAGACCAAAACCGGGTCGATGCCCAGCAGGCCCGTAGGGTCCTCGATCGATTGGTAGGGTATCGGCTGAGTCCCCTCCTTTGGCGTAAAGTGCGTAAAGGTTTAAGCGCCGGCCGGGTGCAGTCGGTGGCAGTGCGCTTAATCGTCGATAGAGAACGCGAAATTGAGGCCTTTGAGCCGGAAGAATACTGGAGCCTGACGGCATGGCTTTTGAGTGGTGACGACGGTGAGGCCTTCCCGGCCAAGCTTTATAAATATGCTGGCGAGGAGCCGGAAATAAAAAACGAAGACCAGATGCGGGCCGTCTTGGCGTCTTTGGAGGGAGCCGCCTATACCGTCACCCAAATCAAGCGGCGGGAGCGGCGCAAAAATCCGGCACCTCCCTTTACCACCAGCACGCTGCAGCAAGAGGCTTCGCGCAAGCTTAACTTCACCGCCAGGCGTACTATGCAGGTCGCCCAGCAGCTCTATGAAGGCATCGACCTGGGCGGCAGCGAAGGTCCAGTGGGTTTGATAACCTATATCCGCACCGATTCTACCCGTATTGCCGCCGTGGCCCAGCTGGAGGCCAGGGATTTTTTAATGGAACGTTTCGGTCCCGAATATGTCCCTGAAGGTTTGAGACAGTTTAAAGCACGTTCGGACATTCAGGACGCCCATGAAGCCATTCGTCCTACTTCCATTTGGCGGGAACCCGAATCCTTGAAAAACGTCCTGACCCGGGACCAATTTCGCCTCTATAACCTCATCTGGGAGCGCTTTGTGGCCAGCCAGATGCAGGCCGCCGTCATGGATACTACGACTGTGGATATTAGCGCCGGCCCCTGCCTGTTCCGGGCCAGCGGTTCGGTGATAAAGTTCCCTGGCTACCTGCGGGTTTACCAGGAAGGTAGCGATGGGGAGGGCAGGGAACAGGAACAAAGGCTTCCCGAACTGAGCGAAGGAGAAGTTTTGCGTCTCCAGTCTCTTGAGCCGAAACAGCACTTTACCCAGCCGCCGCCGCGCTATACTGAGGCCACTCTGGTAAAAACAATGGAAGAACTGGGGATCGGTCGCCCCAGCACCTATGCTCCCACCATTGAAACCATCTTGGAACGGGGCTACGTAATTAGGGAACAGAAACAATTTATTCCCACAGAACTGGGGCGTGTGGTGGTGGATCTTTTAAAAGAACATTTTCCCGATATCATTGACGTCGAATTTACGGCCCACATGGAGCAGCAGCTTGATGAAATTGAAGCCGGTAAACTCCCATGGCGTCAGGTGGTGGCCGAATTCTACGGCCCCTTCAGCCGCGTTCTGGAACGGGCTGAAAAGGAAATCGCCGCCATAGAGCTGCCGGAAGAAGTCAGCGAAGAAAAATGTGAGCTCTGCGGCCGTAACCTGGTTGTCAAAACGGGACGCTTCGGTAAGTTTTTGGCCTGTCCCGGCTTTCCGGAGTGTCGCTTCACCAAACCCCTGCTGGAAACCATAGGCGTTACCTGTCCCAAATGCGGGGGAGAAATAGTCGCCAGGAGAACGAAAAAAGGGCGCAGATTTTACGGCTGTCAAAACTACCCGGAGTGCGACTACGTATCGTGGGAGAAACCTGCCGGCCGCGACTGTCCCCATTGTGGTACCCGTATGGTGGAAAAATCCTCCCGTCATGGCGTACGTCTAATATGTCCCAATAAAGAGTGTGCGTACGAGGAAATGGTCCAGGAGGCCAGGTAA
- the xerC gene encoding tyrosine recombinase XerC: MIGRAFQEGLKGYVLYLEGEKNASPCTVAAYRKDIEQFAAFIYERCGPEAEPGDVDTWWVRRFLGWLNQKGQAKSSMNRKLAALRSFYRFLLREGKVDKSPAALVTGPRREKLLPRFLSYAEIEKLLAIPVDTPLGLRDRAILETLYASGIRVSELVSLNIENLDLTAGYARVLGKGRRERIVPLGSHAVKALEDYLARGRPSLAARRRPPETQALYLNHHGGRLTARGVRERMEHYVARAALNGGISPHTLRHCFATHMLERGADLRVVQELLGHVNLSTTQIYTHISQARLREIYQEAHPRARRSEG, from the coding sequence ATGATCGGGAGGGCCTTTCAGGAAGGTCTGAAGGGATACGTCCTGTACCTTGAAGGCGAAAAAAACGCCTCGCCCTGTACGGTAGCCGCCTACCGAAAGGATATCGAACAATTTGCGGCCTTTATATATGAACGTTGCGGCCCGGAAGCCGAACCCGGCGACGTGGACACCTGGTGGGTACGCCGTTTTTTAGGCTGGCTGAATCAAAAGGGACAGGCAAAGAGCAGCATGAACCGCAAATTGGCGGCCCTGCGTTCCTTCTACCGTTTTTTACTACGAGAAGGGAAGGTAGATAAGAGCCCGGCGGCCCTGGTGACAGGGCCGCGCCGGGAGAAGCTCTTGCCCAGGTTCTTAAGCTATGCCGAAATAGAAAAACTGCTGGCTATTCCGGTTGACACCCCCCTTGGCTTACGAGATCGGGCCATACTGGAAACCCTCTACGCCTCCGGTATCAGGGTTAGCGAACTAGTAAGCCTGAACATAGAAAACCTTGATTTAACTGCCGGTTACGCCCGCGTCCTGGGCAAGGGTCGCAGGGAAAGGATTGTTCCCTTGGGAAGCCATGCCGTTAAAGCCCTCGAAGACTATCTGGCTCGGGGAAGGCCGAGCCTTGCCGCCCGCCGCCGACCGCCGGAAACTCAGGCCCTGTATCTGAACCATCATGGGGGGCGCTTAACGGCGCGGGGGGTACGGGAACGCATGGAACATTATGTCGCCCGGGCTGCCCTGAACGGCGGTATTTCACCCCATACCTTGCGCCATTGTTTTGCCACCCATATGCTGGAAAGGGGTGCAGATCTCCGGGTGGTTCAGGAGCTTTTAGGCCACGTTAACCTTTCCACCACCCAGATTTATACCCATATCAGCCAGGCCAGATTGCGAGAAATATATCAGGAGGCCCATCCCAGGGCTAGAAGAAGTGAGGGGTAG